The Tubulanus polymorphus chromosome 3, tnTubPoly1.2, whole genome shotgun sequence nucleotide sequence TACTTTCAAGGTACgtttatgaaaaaataagCTTGCATAGGCTGACAATAACCCTGCAAAATGTCTTACATGACTCTTATGGCTGAGATTGAAGTAAAATTTTCTGTGAAATTAAAATGGTTgcctatttcattttcagggtTCAATGACGACCAGTAATTATGATGGACTCGTTaatttattatcaaatgaaataacaaACCGTTTAGAAAAAGCAGTTATGAAAACTCATTTCAACCGAGTAAGTGAACACTATATACACATTGATTTCTCAGTAATCTATGTAACAAGGAGAGTAGAACCTGGACCAGCTGTCCAGTCATGACTTCAGTCTGAAAAATTTCCTAAACTGTTCTTGCTAGATtgtttatagaaccaaaatgagtttaagcTGATGTTAAGTGGATATAGAACTGACTAAGATTATTCTAAGCATAAGCCATCACTGGACTGCAATCGTGGTCTCAAATCTAAGCAATGGCTGCAAAATAAGGGCCAGGTTATTGATACTGGTTCCTTACTGTTATTATCGAGTCTCTGTTTAAACCCTCCATTTTTCAAGGCtaaattgaatatgatttgAATTATTCTGCTTGTAGTTGGGAGGATTACAGTTTGATAAAGAGCTTCGTTCATTGGTCGGTTACCTGACGTCTGTTACAACTTGGACAATACGTGATAAGTTTGCTCGCTTGACGCAAATGGCGACTATTTTGAATCTTGAAAGGGTAAATCTATTTAAACtcttcaattcattttctaaagtttaattctcataaattgatagtgaattttagtaaaatgtttgtttgtttcagGTGACTGAAATTCTCGACTATTGGGGTCAGAATTCAGGTCCGTTGACGTGGAGGTTGACTCCGGCTGAAGTAAGACAAGTCCTATCTCTAaggtatgaatgaatgattatttttttctttcgttTATTTCTTTTGTTTCCTGCATGAACCAAATGAATTTAAATCACATTATTATAATTCTGTGTTTTGTAGGtctgattttagaaatgaAGACATCAGGAGATTGAAATTGTAACTTTGGTCCAGCCAGTTTAGATTGTACAAAATACTAGTTTTAATGTAATATATGtaaatcataaataaataaattattcaaaatatatgaaataaggAATCAAGACTTTTGTTTTATGTCTCAGAATATTTGGGTCTTCTCCTATGCTTTAGCTGCTTGACCACTAATTTCATATTCCTTGCTTGTCTTGACGATGGTCTGATTAAAGCTCTAAAATCTAAACACATCAAAGAGTTAAGCCTATAATAtgagacattttgaaattagattttctAAACCATGAACAAATTTCACTGTTTTTCATTAGTTTCTattgtatcaaaataaaatatgagtttTATTGATCCGTATATTAGTGCATACCCAGTAATGCCAAATCCGCGTATTAGCGTTTGATAGATAGACGGCGCTTTGCTTGATTATCGGTGATTTTGGGGCCGAATTTCAGTAGATCTTGTCGAGATGGAGAGTTTAATACCAGTGATTAATAAACTGCAGGATGTGTTTAACACAGTCGGATCTGAATCGATTCAATTACCACAAATAGTCGTCATCGGAACTCAAGTAATTTCATAAACAAATCAACAACTCTATTTTCTTTCGCTACTCACAAATTTTGTTGTTTCAGTTTgggccctgaaaatataaaccaagttAAAATCTGACAgtcatgaaaataacaatcataTACCGATGTGCCCATCACTAATATCAATTCTCTCCTAGCTCTCTGTTAGTGTTAGCCTGCTGGTTGGGAGCCTGGGAGGGTTAAAATTAAGAATGAGTCGGTGGGCATGATGGGTGGGGTTAATTGTGGCAGCCGAAATCTGCTGCTGCCGCtctgttcaaatttcattgaaaattgtatgATTTGCTCTACATGTTTGAGTGTGCGTCCGGGGCCCGGGTAAACTATAGCACCCGCTGCTAGAGTATTGTAATTTatgattgataattttttttgcagaGTTCGGGTAAAAGTTCCGTTCTGGAAGGTTTGGTCGGTCGGGATTTTTTACCCCGCGGTACGGGTATAGTCACACGACGACCACTGGTGCTTCAGTTGGTGCATGTAGGTACAGATGATGGTGAAATCCGCGCCAGCGAGGGCGGTAAGTACATGTGAACTCTTCTACTGTACTGCATAGCCTCGCTTGCTAAAGATTCAATTATTTGTGGTttgttgttgatattttagataattgtcaAGCAAAAGAATGGGGAAAATTCCTTCACACAAAAAACAAAGTCTACACAGATTTCGGCGACATTCGTCAAGAGATAGCGAATGAGACCGACAGAATGTCCGGAACTAATAAGGTAAAATAACCCCCCAAACTCTGCGCAAACTAGCCTTAAGTTCTTAGTTTGGTTGTAGAACTCAGTAAGTCTTTAGTCTTTAGTTATGACTTTGGAATaagtttgtttttctaatgtttAGGGAATTTGTGTGGAGCCGATCAACTTGAAAATATTCTCACCGAACGTCGTTAATTTGACGTTGGTCGATTTACCGGGTATCACTAAAGTTCCAGTCGGGGATCAGCCGGAAGATATCGAGGATCAGATCAGAAATATGTGTTTTACGTATATCAGTAATCCGAATTCAATCATACTCAGTGTTACTCCCGCTAATACTGACATGGCTACATCTGAATCACTGAAACTTGCTAAAGAAGTTGATCCTGATGGTGAGTTTGatgttgtttttaattttcccGATTGGAAGTGGTCAAAGTTTACTTCTTAACAACTGGCCCCATGGTTTGATTGGCCCTATTAATTGCTCAATTCCCCTTATCAACTGGTTTGATTGGTCTCTATTGATTACGCAATTCCCTGTATTCAAATGCTCTACCTCTTCAGGAATAGCATGATCTGTAAATTTGTCtgcaatttataaacaaagtTATTTCAAACTATAGCTCttcgattgaaaaaaaatgatgggAATTTGACTTAAGTTTAGGCTCGGTTTTGGGTAATTCTATATTACGAAAAGATGATTATGATAAATGAAAGCTTGTATCGATTGAATGATTTACAGGTCGACGTACTTTAGCCGTTGTATCTAAACTGGATCTGATGGATCACGGAACCGATGCGTTCGATGCTCTGAGCGGACGAATTATTCCCGTTAAACTCGGTATCATCGGAGTCGTCAATCGTAGTCAACACGATATCAATAGCGATAAGGTAGATAACGGCGCCATCTATTGATTAATACTTGTATCGCTCGGTCGTCAATGTCCGCTAAATTctgttttaaaatttgtagaaAATTGAAGATGCGCTCAAAGACGAAGCCGGTTACATGCAGAAAAAATATCCAGCGATCGCGACAAGGAACGGTACCCCTTACCTCGCAAAAACATTGAACAGAGTGAGTTATTATTAGACAcagttcttacagatcagcgAAAAATCAGagtgtttttgatttattttttccagCCAGACTCTTCTTGAAAATTGGGGAATTGGAATTTTTTAGTGTCTGGCTTTTCTTGCTGGGGCTAGGAAACACTGAGGATGTTATTGATCTAATCAGGGGATATTTGGGCAAGAGTTAGGAAAcaatatcagggaattttatctgtaagaacccttaTTAGATTGAGCTACAACTTTACTGCATTCTGAGTTGAGTTATGTTTGATAATGGTTGTTATGTTTCAGTTATTAATGCATCATATACGAGATTGTCTTCCACAATTAAAAACAAGAGTGAACGTGATGGCAGCACAATTTCAACAGTTACTCAGTTCATACGGTGAAGCTGTGGAGGATAAGGTTTGTTCAGTTCTGTTTATATCAGGGGAGAGGGCTGTTAGCACCCTTACATATTGATACCTCTAAACTTCTTGTGATACCTGGCAGGTCGGCCAAATACCTGGAAATTTTGCTAGATTCCGTGTACAATCAAACAGGTTCCGGctatatcatatatatctgattgttttgattgattgaattcttagcagatcaagtcagggaaaacaatgcGCATATCaaggaatagtcagggaaaagCCCACTCTGCCTGGGAAATCAGAATCTTGTGTTGGTTTAATGGGCTCATGTAAAAATAGTAAAGTACAATATTTCATGGTTTTAATGATTAATCTTTCAGGGTCAACTATTTCTGCAGATTATAACTAAGTTTGCGACGGCTTACTGTAACACAATCGAGGGAACGGCTAAAAATATCGAAACTACTGAATTGTAAGCAGCAGCTGCAGTAGCTTCTGAGTTTTTTATGTAACACATTCAATGATGATTGCTGAATGTTGTTATATGGTTTGTTTCAGATGTGGAGGTGCTCGGatatgttatatatttcatgagACATTTGGACGAACGTTACAATCTGTCGATCCTCTCGGAGGTCTAACTACGTTAGATATACTCACAGCTATACGCAATGCTACGGTTCGTTTGtttattagttcatttttttgtttttaataaaaGGCAacatttttctgatttaagGGGCAAAATGAATATCCTGATGAATAGTCTGGTAGATTTGGGAAACATTTCGTTTCACAGCCAAAAAGAAATTTATGGGATTGTGTCGTTTTACTGTTTGTTTAAGACAAGGGTCAAGTTACACAGGATTCTAATAATTGATCgtgaaatcaatatttctatgaTTCACTGTTTCGTATTTCAGGGACCTCGTCCTGCGTTATTTGTTCCGGAAGTTTCGTTCGAATTGCTCGTGAAACGTCAAATCCGCCGGTTAGAGGAACCGGGACTTCGCTGTGTGGAACTGGTACACGAGGAAATGCAAAGAATCATACAACACTGCGGCACACAGGTAGATAGCAGACGGCCTTATAAACATGAAACTTCGTGTCTTTAATTTGAGTTTTTGAACTTCTCAGGTCGGTTTTAAACTcgaaattctaaatgaattgaGAATTTTATCTATCTTTTCGATTAGTTACATAAAAATGTAGTAAATCGAAACATGAAAGTGTTCCCAGAGTGTTAGGGTTgtttaatatcaaatcaatGGTTGATCGTTGATGTATGTCTATTTGTAGCAAGAAATGTTACGTTTTCCGAAGCTTCACGAGAGGATTGTAGACGTTGTGACCGCTTTACTGAGGAGACGTTTACCTACTACAAACGCCATGGTAAATATCAGTTTCACTGTTGGTCCGATACGAGTCAAACTTAAATAGTAACTGTAGAATCTGTGACTGTAATAAAATTTTGTTATCTAGGTTGAGAATTTAGTTGCAATAGAACTGGCTTACATCAACACAAAACATCCTGATTTCTCAGAAGCGACGCTAATACATAAATCGCTCACCGATAATATAGAGACCGATATCAGACGATTTAATCGCGATACGTCGAAGAAAGATCTACGAATCATCGCGCCTGAAGATGAAAAATCCGTCAGTTCCGTAAGTTTTAAAACACATCGCGTGAGAATTATGctttaaaaagtttaaaattATGCTTTAAGAAATTCATAGATATGTTCGGAAATGTCTTTTAAAAAGACTCGTTTCGATgttcaaaaatgataaatcttttaatgatttttttagaGCAATGCAATTCAGAATAATCTGGAGCCGGGATCGTGGAGATTGTCTAACTGGGTACGAGGAGGAGGTAAAGGTGATGAAAGTACCCCGGGATCCAGTCAACCAAACAGTACAGCGAATTCACCCGCACATTTCAAACCATCAGCTTCACCTAAAGTAGGCGGAGTTAATCTACTACCTGCAGTGGTAATTAATATGTAAATTATCgtgaattcatgaatattcGAATCGGCAGGTTTAACTGTTATCTGTAATTATTGTGTATTTCAGCCAAATGAACCAACAATTCGAAAATTATCATCTCGCGAACAGAGAGACTGTGAAGTTATCGGTTAGTTATCGGTTTCAAATCATACATTCATTTATAGCGTGTTCTTCTTAATCCaaaattcatgttttcatACCTCAGACCCCTTGAATGGCCTTAGAACGGCCTTCCATAAGGTCTAGATAAAAACCTCAATATCTTAATTATATGAAGACTGTTGTCAGGAGGGTAAAGCGTTAAGACAATTCgattcataattttcatcaaaatgttttcataaTCTAAGACACCTGAatagaacgatgaccacactcaaacgtggtgaacggataataagataaaatcccactatttaccgattaaaagaatttaaaaaccagaatttatttattaaatctaaaatatataaaaggcacgacgtttcgatctcaccctagagatcatcgtcaggtgtgacgGACgatcacacctgacgatgatctctagggtgagatcgaaacgtcgtgtcttttatatattttagatttaataaataaattctggtttttaaattcttttaatctgtaaatagtgggattttatcttattaagacacctgaaatttgaaactttGTCGCTAATGATGATTTTACCGGTCTGATTTACAGAGCGTTTGATCAAGTCATATTTCCTAATCGTGCGTAAGAATATCCAGGATACGATTCCGAAAGCGATCATGCATTTCCTCGTGAACTTCGTTAAGGACACGTTACAAAGCGAACTCGTTAGTCGACTGTATAAATCTGAATTGATCGACATGTTGTTGATGGAATCTGAACACATAGCCGGTAGACGCAAAGAGGCTCAGGAAATGTTGAAGGTAAGGAAGGGGTTCAAATTCGAGTTGATTTCGCAGAAAGCATTTTTGTGTGAGCCAAGTACAGCCTAAAGGCTGCTGGCGTAAGCATCCAGTATAAAGGGAAAGAAAGAAGAATTGATAGATAGatggatagatagatagaagGAAAGTGTATGAGTAAGCTTGAAATTTCAGAAGAAGTACTGGTAGCAATTATaacaattaattcattaagtACATCCACATTTGTgttttgttgttcttgctggtgatgagtggaACAAGACACCTCTAGAAAATAAACAGCTCCCACTGAGCATATCTTACAACTGAATCAGGAAATTTTTAGTTAAGGGTCGGGAAGAAATTTTAGATTCCCTCTGATCTGTAAGAGCCCAGTTTGAAGTAGGTCTTGGAGCACAGTTCAAGTTTTTCTCTTAAATCAAACCAGATAACCCTGTACATGTAAGTATTTTCCAAcgactttttttttttttttttcaggctcTTCAAAAAGCCAGTCAGATTATAGGTGAAATTCGCGAGACACAAATCTGGTGATATgtttatcatcgatgaaaaCTACTTGTTATACGCATTAAACTGTTTAAATACACCAAAAACATTTCTGCATGAAAAATAGTTGCAAAAGTGGCAGAAAATATGATTCacgaaattgaaaacaaaaaacttaAATTCTAAgctgaaaattgtttttgcgGGGATATTTGTAAATCGGCACTGTAGAATTGTAAAAGGCCACACAGATTGTTGTTGTGCTTCTTTAGTGTTTTTGCGACATAACAAAACAATTCATGGGAAACTATTATGATACGACAGAAAGAGGCATTTCAACTTCCAATTAATGTAGCTCATAAATAGCTCAGTGaattattattcatatttgtcaATGTAGAACTCTCCTCTATCTCGTAATAATTCAACTAAATTCATTGTCACTGAGTTCAGATTTTCTTGCTGGAAATGTAAATGTTAGATTGAGAAGAACAGTTTTTTTCTGTGATACTGCGTTTTTTTATAGATGTATCTGATTAAATAGTTTGTGTGTTGTATTTTCGTACTGTATATAAAATACTGAAAACCAAAAACCAATTTCAATGTTACCCACGAGAAAATCTATCTATGTTTTTGCTGCagtctttgattgaaaattgacTATGATTTTGACACTTTGAAAtggacaactgtggaactagtttACAGATGAGTAAAGTTCGAGAGGCTAGTGATAGAAGTGTAGGTTCTCTACTGAAAGCAGACAGCCAATAGATGTTTGGGGAATCATTTGGCCAATCAAAATTCTCAATCACACTtggtaattatctctattagTCAATCAATCAAACTGTGAGAGTAAgagattgaaattgaagttgGTAAAGATACCTTAgagtttagaaaataatgcaaTAGGGATAGTGTTCAATTCCTTATTTACATTGTTTATTGAATATATGTGCTATGATTTTGTGGTCTTTTTACAGCAAACAAAACCGAATGAAAAGCCACAAGTTCTAGTCTTTTTCATTTGACTATTTTCAGTGTGTAGGATAGTGAGAAATTTTAAACAGTTTTTTGCTGGCTGTGGTAAATATACAAGTGTGTCCTATTATACTacagaatgaataaataaactgAATGTTTGTATAATAACAACTCATAGAAGTGTAaactataaaaataaattaagaaatcCTGAACAGAATGTATGTCCGTGTTTTCCATCTTTCAAGCATCTAGACTTTGAATTGTCTTACAAGTTTATCTGATTTTTTTGTCACCGCGATAAAGTATGGTTATCAAAAGCAAATCGCGCATCATTTCTGGGTAATTTCTATATGTCCCACTCCATGAATGAAATAAGTGAAATTTATTGGTTCCGTGATGTCCGGGAAAGTGAAAACTACTACTTCGTAAAATATCcattaaaagatttaattcATGCTCCAAAAATCATTGAGAATAAAGTTTAATTTACTTTAAAATCATTCTGTGGCATGTGAGTTGGTTAATTTACTCAATGCAAATACATTCGCTTAGCAAATAGTACTAGTAAAAAAGGCTTGAAAATCGTTTGCAAAAGTAGAATCCCTTaaataaagtttgaaaattgatacGATTTCTCGTTAAAAGCAAAGTATAGTTgaatgatgaatgaaatttgtttttcaaaaagaatcaGTGTTCCTCGCATGCCAAAGTAGAATAGCGAGGCTCTGTTACGTATCAGCCGTTAGGTGCTGCCCCATCGAATTACGATAGCGGATTTTCAGTGAACTAAGCTACTAAGTAgttagactggtcgcctgtccatTTCTGCGTCacctagactggttaccggtctctatcttcaattAGAGACTCGCCACCTTCGGTCTGAGTTAggcgactatagtcgaactaaacgaaaccgaatgtctGTTGGTCGGCACAATTTTTCCTATCACTCGTCGTAATAGTTACCGATATGAAATTGATCGATTTTCCTCTAGAAAAATGAAGCTTTCGcagaaaattccaaaacaGGTTCATTCCACAAGTTCGAATTCTGAGTATTGTCCCACTGAAGTTCTCTTCGTCAAAGAAGGCTGAAAATCGAATCTTAGTCTTAGAAGTTTTCCTCAATGTCCAAGAAAAATGGGCCTGCTGCTTTtaagggttcgaatccagccCGAGTTTTCCTGTGTTCACTGACGAAGCCTGCGACAGTGGGTCCGAATCAGGAATTAAAACACGATTTTCCCTTATTCCATAGAGCTTGGGGTATAAACCGGGTTTAGAATAATTATAACGAGACAAGTATAAGTATacaatataggtttatttgacgcacaagctttcgctactaatcaGTATTTATAGGCAGACTGACACTAATTAGAGAGAACCGCGTGAGAAGAGTAATtacaaatacataatacaatacatattacaatacatggtacaatacataatacaatacatggtacaatacatattacaatatatggtacaatacataatacaatacatggcacaatacatattacaatacatatattacaatacataACTAAGTGAGTTGATATATGATTAATTACAGAACAACAAAATAAGTGATGTATCAGGGATGcacaaaaagacaaatgaaatggcgcgagattactt carries:
- the LOC141902325 gene encoding dynamin-1-like protein, which gives rise to MESLIPVINKLQDVFNTVGSESIQLPQIVVIGTQSSGKSSVLEGLVGRDFLPRGTGIVTRRPLVLQLVHVGTDDGEIRASEGDNCQAKEWGKFLHTKNKVYTDFGDIRQEIANETDRMSGTNKGICVEPINLKIFSPNVVNLTLVDLPGITKVPVGDQPEDIEDQIRNMCFTYISNPNSIILSVTPANTDMATSESLKLAKEVDPDGRRTLAVVSKLDLMDHGTDAFDALSGRIIPVKLGIIGVVNRSQHDINSDKKIEDALKDEAGYMQKKYPAIATRNGTPYLAKTLNRLLMHHIRDCLPQLKTRVNVMAAQFQQLLSSYGEAVEDKGQLFLQIITKFATAYCNTIEGTAKNIETTELCGGARICYIFHETFGRTLQSVDPLGGLTTLDILTAIRNATGPRPALFVPEVSFELLVKRQIRRLEEPGLRCVELVHEEMQRIIQHCGTQQEMLRFPKLHERIVDVVTALLRRRLPTTNAMVENLVAIELAYINTKHPDFSEATLIHKSLTDNIETDIRRFNRDTSKKDLRIIAPEDEKSVSSSNAIQNNLEPGSWRLSNWVRGGGKGDESTPGSSQPNSTANSPAHFKPSASPKVGGVNLLPAVPNEPTIRKLSSREQRDCEVIERLIKSYFLIVRKNIQDTIPKAIMHFLVNFVKDTLQSELVSRLYKSELIDMLLMESEHIAGRRKEAQEMLKALQKASQIIGEIRETQIW